Proteins from a single region of Strix uralensis isolate ZFMK-TIS-50842 chromosome 31, bStrUra1, whole genome shotgun sequence:
- the LOC141936039 gene encoding olfactory receptor 14A16-like yields the protein MSNGSSITEFLLLAFADTRELQLLHFWLFLGIYLAALLGNGLIITAIACDHHLHTPMYFFLLNLSLLDLGSISTTLPKAMENSLWDNRHISYLGCACQILFFLFFISAEFSLLTIMSYDRYIAICRPLHYGTLLGSRACVHIAAAAWGTGFLYAVLHTANTFSVPLYQGNTLDQFFCEIPQILKLSCSDSYLREVGLIMVSACLGFGCFVFIVVSYVQILRAVLRIPAEQGRHKAFSMCLPHLAVVSLFISTAIFAYLKPLSISSPSLDLVVSFLYWVVPPAVNPLIYSMRNQELKDALRKLTTRCYSEPINSSSSSKQL from the coding sequence atgtccaacggtagctccatcactgagttcctcctcctggcattcgcagacacacgggagctgcagctcttgcacttctggctcttcctgggcatctacctggctgccctcctgggcaacggcctcatcatcaccgccatcgcctgtgaccaccacctgcacacccccatgtacttcttcctcctcaacctctccctccttgacctgggctccatctccaccactctccccaaagccatggaaaattccctctgggacaacaggcacatctcctacttgggatgtgcttgccaaatacttttctttctcttttttatctcagcagagttttctctcctcaccatcatgtcctatgaccgctacATTGCCATCTGCAgacccctgcactacgggaccctcctgggcagcagagcttgtgtccacatagcagcagctgcctggggcactgggtttctctatgctgtgctgcacacagccaacacattttcagtTCCACTCTACCaaggcaacaccctggaccagttcttctgtgaaatcccccagatcctcaagctctcctgctcagactcctacctcagggaagttgggcttatcatggttagtgcctgtttaggttttggatgttttgttttcattgtggtgtcctatgtgcagatcttgagggccgtgctgaggatccccgctgagcagggacggcacaaagccttttccatgtgcctccctcacctggctgtggtctccctctttatcagcacagCCATATTTGCCTACCTTAAACCactctccatctcctccccatcgctggacctggtggtgtcatttctgtactgGGTGGTTCCTCCAGCtgtgaaccccctcatctacagcatgagaAACCAGGagctcaaggatgccctgaggaaattGACAACTAGATGTTATTCTGAACCAATAAACTCctcatcttcttcaaagcaattataa